GCCAGCCATATACAACAACCATACCCGACAGCAAGTGCGAACAGTGTCATACGGCAACAGGCGCTTTGAAGGCGAGTTATCCAACAGCGCCGGATGTGAAGACACACAGTTCAGCAAACGGCTCCGGCAAATATATATATAACAATACCTGCGTAGGCTGCCACGACCCGATGCATGCGCAAACAAACTTGAAGGCGGTGCGTTCAACACTCGCAGGCAGTGCGATACCGGGCAGCAATATAGTATTCACATCATTGACAGGCGCAGGTTCATTTGCAAATGGCACGCCTTATAACCAGAATGTGTGTGAAACATGTCATACAATGACAAATCATCATCAGTCTGACGGCACAGCTCCCGGCGGACAGTCGCATAATGATGGAACAAATTGCACGGGCTGTCACCCGCACGGTGAAGGGTTTAAACCGTCCGGAGGCGGGGCCTGCGGGAGCTGCCACGGTGTGCCGCCTGCAACGGGCACGCATCTGAAACACTTCGGCGGCACTATCGAGCAAGCTTCATACGGGAGCACAGCTATAACGCAGGATGCCGCTTCGCAGGGCACGGTGTACATAATGAACTGCGGCAATTGTCACCCGATTGATGCGTCAAAGCATATGAACAGTGTACCGAACAGCGGAGGCGGCAGTGCTGAGATCGAACTGTACAATCCGAATGCGCCTGCCGGTTCGCTTAAGGCGTTAAATCCACCAAATGCCGCTTATACACCGGGGACTTCTACTTATGCCGATGGTAACGGGATGCTATACACAATGGGCACGTGCAGCAATGTCTACTGTCACAGCTATACAAAAGTAACAACCTCCGGCGTGGTGCCGTTTCCAACGGTGCCGCCTTATCTCCCGCCGCTGGTTTACGATCCTCCGTGGGAGAGCCTCGTTGTAAAAACGACGGAATACAAGACACCCGCATGGGGCGTTGACTCGCTCGGCTGTAACGGCTGCCATGGCAATCCTCCAATGACAGCGTATCCCACGGTCTCGGCAGGGGCCGGCAACAGCCACGGATGGACTGATGATTTCGGATTTATAAGTCTCCACGTCTGGAATATGGGGTTTGCTCCTCTTCAGTGCAGCACGTGTCATAGCGATACGGTAAAAGCTGACGCCGCGTGGAGCAGGACTGAATACAGCATCGTATTCGGCAATGTCCCGATCTACAATACAGCAAAACATGTAAACGGCAAAAAAGATGTTGCATTTACCCTTACCAAAGGGTTCTATTCGGGCAATGTGAAACTGACAGGAGCCACCTTTGATCCGGTCACTAAAAACTGTTCTAACGTCATCTGCCACGGGCCGCAGACCCCGGTCAAGTGGGGAACTCCCTACAGGTCCTGGAATGGTTACGAGTGTGATGTCTGTCATCAGGGGTTTTAGATAACACTGAACTCCCGGAAAGAAAAGATAGCGGATAAAACGAAACAGGCAAGAGCTTGAAGTTGGCCGATTATTTGATATTCTATAATACAGATTAGCCACATATGTCTTTGGCCTATCGATTATCTTCTTTCAGAAGAATTTTGTCGCATATGTCTTTGACTTATACAGGGGATTGACAAAAAAATAAAACTATTATAGTATGTCTTTAACAAATCTTCATCGTGTAATTCCCGTTTGTATTGAAAGGTTTAAAACCTCCAAGAGTATGTTTTCAAAAAAATAAGGAGCGCATCCTATAATTTATATATTTTAGAAATTGATGCTGACAGGCAATTCCATTTTGCCTCAATAAGAGCACTATTTATACCCTAAACAATTTAATCCCACAAAAAAAGGAAGTTTAACCCCATGGCAGAGAAGAACAAAAATCAAGGAGTAGTTGGCATGAATATTACAGACCTCAAGGAAAAGACCATAGATGAATTAACCAAGATGGCGAAAGGTTTAAGCGTTGAAGGGGCGAGGGGCCTCAGGAAGCAGGACCTCATCTTTGCGATACTACAGGCGCAGACGGAAAAGACAGGGTTGATCTTTGGAGAAGGCGTGCTGGAGATCCTGCCTGACGGCTTCGGTTTTCTACGTTCGCCCAATTACAGCTATCTGCCGGGCCCCGACGATATATACGTTTCCCCTTCGCAGATCAGAAGATTCAACCTGCGCACCGGGGACCTTGTAACCGGGCAGATTAGGCCGCCGAAAGAGAGTGAACGATATTTCGCCCTCCTTAAAGTCGAGGCCATCAACCATGAGTCTCCCGATGAAAACATTGAAAGGGCTTTATTTGATAATCTCACACCATATTACCCGACAGAGGCCCTAAATCTCGAATACGCCAAGGACGACTATTCAACAAGGGTCATGTCACTTGTTACGCCGATAGGAATGGGACAGAGAGGCATGATCGTCGCAGCGCCGAGGACCGGTAAGACCATGCTGCTTCAGTCCATAGCAAAGTCGATAAAAAAGAACCACCCTGATGTACATCTTATAATTCTCCTTATCGATGAAAGGCCGGAGGAAGTTACCGACTGGAAGAGACAGGTCAACGCGGAAATAATCAGCTCGACCTTTGACGAGCCGCCTCAGAGGCACATACAGGTTGCAGAGATGGTCATTGAAAGGTCAAAGAGGCTTGTTGAATCAAAGAGAAATGTCGTGATCCTCCTTGATTCGATAACCAGGCTCGCGAGGGCCTACAACGCCGTGATCCCTGCCAGCGGAAAGGTCCTGTCAGGCGGCCTTGATTCCAACGCGCTTCAGAAACCGAAGAGGTTCTTCGGTACCGCCAGGAACATCGAAGACGGCGGCAGCCTGACAATCCTTGCAACCGCCCTTATTGACACAGGCAGCAGGATGGACGACGTTATCTTTGAAGAGTTCAAAGGCACAGGCAACATGGAACTGCATCTCGACAGAAAGCTTGTTGACAAGAGGATCTTCCCGAGCATAAATATCAATGCCTCCGGCACAAGGAAAGAAGAGCTGCTTGTTGAGAAGAACGTGCTTCAGAGGATGTGGATATTACGCAAAGTGCTGCATTCGCTCAGCACGGTGGAAAGCATGGAGTTCCTGCTTGACAAGATGACCGGGACAAAGAGCAACAAAGACTTCCTTGATATGATGAACAAGTAGTGGTTTTTGAGAGGCAAAGATGCCTGTCAGGGACAGACTTTACATCAACTCCCTGAAATCATGGATGGTGAGAAATTTTTCCGTCTTCTTTGGTTCGGCCTTTGAGCTTGCCCTCGCCTTAAACAGCAAATGCCTGATGCCGAATTCCTTCGCAGTTTTTAAAACATCTTCCGTATCGTCAATAAAGAGGGAATGCTTCTTGTCGAATTTCAGTTTCCTCTCAGCCTTTTGCCAGAATTCAATGAACTCTTTGGGGTGGCCTACATCAAAAGAACACAGCACATCGTCAAAATACTTCCCGATCTGCGTCTTGTTGAATTTTATCTTCACGGTCTTGAAGTGGGCATTTGTCAGAAGGAATATCTTCTTCCTGTGCTTCCTCATCATCTTTAAAAAATCTATGACATGAGGATGGACCTCGATGAGGTGGCGTATCTGTTCTTTAAGCGCGGGGATGTCGAGGTGGAGCTCCTTTGACCAGAAATCTATATCGCACCAGTTCAAAGTCTTTTCATGTGATTTGTAGGTCGTGAATAAATGTTCCTTTGCAGCGCCGAATGTCATGTTGTGCTTCTCGGCATATTTTTCAGGCACGAGGTGCCCCCAGAAATAATCGTCAAAATAGAGATCGAGCAAGGTGCCGTCCATGTCAAGAAGGATGTATTTTATTTCATCTAACGGTATCTGTTTGAGCATTGTATTCCCTTTACAGGATTGGTTATGATGGAAATTATTGTAACATTTCCAGGAAAGGAACCACAGAGGCACAGGGAAGAGACTTAAAAGAGGAGGTTAAACTAAACATTATGAAAAAACTCCTTGTGACAGGCGCCAGCGGTTTCCTCGGATGGAATATCTGCAATGCGGCGAAAAAAGACCGGGAAGTATACGGCACGGCCTTTTCTCATCCAATAGAAATTGACGGCGCGAACATTATCAGAGTTGATCTGACGGATTTTAACGAACTCAAGAAACTGTTTCACGAGGTCCGTCCTGACGCGGTTATACATACGGCAGCGGCGTCCGATCCCAATTATTGCCAGATGAATAAAGATAAATCGCGCAAGATCAACGTTGATGCATCCGTCAGCATTGCCGGTTTGTGTTCGGACCACAAAATCCCCTGCGCCTTCACTTCAACCGACCTGGTGTTTGACGGATTGAACGCCCCTTATCGTGAAGGAGACCCGGTTTGTCCCGTAAATATTTATGGAGAGCAGAAAGTGTCGGCGGAGCAAGAGATGCTGAAGAGATATCCTGATACCGCTGTGTGCCGGATGGTTTTGATGTTCGGGTTGCCAAGTCCCGTGTCTGAAAGCTTCATTCAACCCATGATAACGGCAATGAAGGAAGGAAGAGAATTGAGGTTATTTACTGACGAATTCAGAAACCCTCTCAGCGCTGAAGCTGCCGTCCAAGGGATCTTCATCGCTCTTGAGAAAGTAAAAGGCATAATACACCTTGGCGGCGTTGAACGCGTTTCACGGTATGAATTCGGATTGCTGTTACGGGATGTTTTGGGACTGCATGAAGCAAAGTTGATACAGCTCCGCCAGAGGGACATTGTAATGGCGGCCCCAAGGGCAGCGGATGTGACGCTTGACAGTTCAAAGGCTTACGCGCTGGGTTTCAGCCCCTTGCCTCTAAATGATGAGCTTCAGAAAATACGTGATATGCTTTAGTTGATAACATTTCCGCTTGACATGAAAGAAATGTTTTCATATTATTTGTATATGTTTTAGAGACGCCGTTAACGGCGTCTCTACATTTTATTGAATTATCGTCATCAAATACTGATGTGAAAATTTAAAGGAGGTGAAATAGGTGAACAGTCAACTTATCAGATGTGTCTCATGGTATCTTGTTTTTGCGATGTTTTTGATAGGCATCGCGCCCAAGGTCGAAGCAGGCATTTCCCCCTCTGAGGCCCTCGCGGTCCCCGGATTCGACAGGGTCGCGGACCTTCAGAAGGTCCAGAAGTTCATAGAGATGAAGATGGTGAAAGAGCGTCTTGGAAAACTGGGGTTCTCACAAGATGAGGTCCAGTCGAAACTCAGCCAGTTGAGCGATGAGCAGCTTCACCAGTTTTCTCAGAAGCTCGATGATTTTAAAGTTGCCGGAGATGATGCCCTGGGTGTCATAATCGCGCTTCTCGTGATCGCGATCCTCATTGTTATCCTGCTTAAAATCACAGGGCACCGGGTTGTTGTCACGTAATGACGACTATTATTATATCCTTGCTGAAAGCATGGATAAAGTCTCTCATAAGTCAGCCGCACAAAAAGGATGCCTTCTTTAGAAGGCATCCTTTTGTTTTGTTCCTTGTCCTGTCCCTGCTCCTTTCATGCGCTGCCGGGCGCGATATCAGGCAATCCGCCGATGACCGCGTTATAAGCAATGTCCCGTTCTATCCGCAGGAAGACTACCAGTGCGGTCCTTCATCGCTCGCCGCGATATTGAATTACCGGGGGCTCAATGTTACGCCCCATGAGATCGCAGAGGAGGTGTACAGTAAATCCGCACGGGGGACACTGAATATGGACATGATCTTATACGCGGAGAGAAAGGGATTTAAAGCCGATCAGTATGAAGGCAGCATTGAGGATATCAAGAAAAATATTGACGCGGGCAATCCCCTGATAGTCATGGTTGATTACGGTATCTGGGTTTACCAGAAGAACCATTTCATGGTGGTCACGGGGTATAATGAAAACGGTATAACAGCCAACTCCGGTAAAGAAAGGCGTAAATTTATACCTCTGAATAATTTTCTGAGGTCATGGGAGAGGACAAAATTCTGGACCCTCCTGATAACCCCGAAATGATGAATAAACGGTTGGATAGAAAATATGGCCTGCTATCATTCTTTTTGATTTCTTTCTGCATTGCGCTGATCTTCTCCGCCTGCAGGCTTCCAAGGATAATTGTTCTGGACGACCCGCTCACCCCGGAGGAACATTTA
This genomic window from Nitrospirota bacterium contains:
- a CDS encoding SDR family oxidoreductase gives rise to the protein MKKLLVTGASGFLGWNICNAAKKDREVYGTAFSHPIEIDGANIIRVDLTDFNELKKLFHEVRPDAVIHTAAASDPNYCQMNKDKSRKINVDASVSIAGLCSDHKIPCAFTSTDLVFDGLNAPYREGDPVCPVNIYGEQKVSAEQEMLKRYPDTAVCRMVLMFGLPSPVSESFIQPMITAMKEGRELRLFTDEFRNPLSAEAAVQGIFIALEKVKGIIHLGGVERVSRYEFGLLLRDVLGLHEAKLIQLRQRDIVMAAPRAADVTLDSSKAYALGFSPLPLNDELQKIRDML
- the rho gene encoding transcription termination factor Rho — protein: MAEKNKNQGVVGMNITDLKEKTIDELTKMAKGLSVEGARGLRKQDLIFAILQAQTEKTGLIFGEGVLEILPDGFGFLRSPNYSYLPGPDDIYVSPSQIRRFNLRTGDLVTGQIRPPKESERYFALLKVEAINHESPDENIERALFDNLTPYYPTEALNLEYAKDDYSTRVMSLVTPIGMGQRGMIVAAPRTGKTMLLQSIAKSIKKNHPDVHLIILLIDERPEEVTDWKRQVNAEIISSTFDEPPQRHIQVAEMVIERSKRLVESKRNVVILLDSITRLARAYNAVIPASGKVLSGGLDSNALQKPKRFFGTARNIEDGGSLTILATALIDTGSRMDDVIFEEFKGTGNMELHLDRKLVDKRIFPSININASGTRKEELLVEKNVLQRMWILRKVLHSLSTVESMEFLLDKMTGTKSNKDFLDMMNK
- a CDS encoding HAD-IA family hydrolase encodes the protein MLKQIPLDEIKYILLDMDGTLLDLYFDDYFWGHLVPEKYAEKHNMTFGAAKEHLFTTYKSHEKTLNWCDIDFWSKELHLDIPALKEQIRHLIEVHPHVIDFLKMMRKHRKKIFLLTNAHFKTVKIKFNKTQIGKYFDDVLCSFDVGHPKEFIEFWQKAERKLKFDKKHSLFIDDTEDVLKTAKEFGIRHLLFKARASSKAEPKKTEKFLTIHDFRELM
- a CDS encoding PA2779 family protein; the protein is MNSQLIRCVSWYLVFAMFLIGIAPKVEAGISPSEALAVPGFDRVADLQKVQKFIEMKMVKERLGKLGFSQDEVQSKLSQLSDEQLHQFSQKLDDFKVAGDDALGVIIALLVIAILIVILLKITGHRVVVT
- a CDS encoding peptidase C39 family protein, whose amino-acid sequence is MTTIIISLLKAWIKSLISQPHKKDAFFRRHPFVLFLVLSLLLSCAAGRDIRQSADDRVISNVPFYPQEDYQCGPSSLAAILNYRGLNVTPHEIAEEVYSKSARGTLNMDMILYAERKGFKADQYEGSIEDIKKNIDAGNPLIVMVDYGIWVYQKNHFMVVTGYNENGITANSGKERRKFIPLNNFLRSWERTKFWTLLITPK